Genomic window (Chryseobacterium bernardetii):
AATACATCCGTAAGGCATCACTTCATCCAGTACTTCACAAAGTCCGTATTCTTCAATCTGTGCTCTTACATTGGCTGCACTTTTATATGCACTTGGCAGCTCAGAAATATCAATTTCGTTGGAATAGAATCTGATATCCAATCCCGCAGTTTCCTCATTGAAGATCTCTTCAGTGGTTTTATGGGCCAGAGATTTTTTATGCTGGCTTCTGCTGAAATTTCTTCCAGCTCCGTGTGGGGCAAAACCAAGGTTTCTCTCATTCGTTTTTCCCTGAACAATCAGTACCGGTTCTGCCATATTCAGCGGAATTAATCTTGGACCAGTGATATCTGGCATAAACTTATCATCCAGTGGAGTAGCTCCCTTAGCATGATAAAACAGGTCGCCATCTTTGAAAACAAAGTTATGCTCATTCCAATATCTGTTTTCTTTTTCAATTTCCAGTTTATTTAAAACCGCATCATGAATAGAAGTATGGTTTTCTTTTGTCCATGTTCTGATAAGCTGAAGCGCTTCCCAATAGGCTTTTCCTTCATCCGTATCATAAGGAATCCAGGCGTTTTCCCTTAATGTTTCAGGAGAAATATCCTGTCTGAAACGGTTGGCCACTTTCATTCCTTTATCATAAAGTGCTGCACCCGGAGCTCTTGATCCATGATGTGTAACTAACATTGTATTTCCTGTATTTTTAGAAACTCCAACAAAAAGGAAATGATTTCCGTCTCCCTGCGTTCCCATATGAGAACGGGCAATGCTGATCAGTTTTTCATCATTTAAAAATTCATTTTCTCTGAAAGCATCCATCAGTTCCTGAGACATAGGCATCTGTTCTCCTCTTGGTCTTCCTCCATATCCGAAATGCGTCACAGAATGAGCAGCATCCAGAATATCTTTAGGATTTACCTTTCCAAAATCAGTCAGCATTACAGAACAGCAGATATCTGCACTATGAAATCCAGGGTGGATGGCATTTTTTGCTACAACTACACCTCCAACAGGAATCTGACCTTCAGGACCTGTTGGACAGGCATCAGGCATTAAAGCTCCGGCGGT
Coding sequences:
- a CDS encoding RtcB family protein — its product is MGTQGDGNHFLFVGVSKNTGNTMLVTHHGSRAPGAALYDKGMKVANRFRQDISPETLRENAWIPYDTDEGKAYWEALQLIRTWTKENHTSIHDAVLNKLEIEKENRYWNEHNFVFKDGDLFYHAKGATPLDDKFMPDITGPRLIPLNMAEPVLIVQGKTNERNLGFAPHGAGRNFSRSQHKKSLAHKTTEEIFNEETAGLDIRFYSNEIDISELPSAYKSAANVRAQIEEYGLCEVLDEVMPYGCIMAGDVQKNAPWKKKKKYRKA